The genomic segment GCATATAGCGGCTAATCACCTGCAACAGGGAGAGAGTCTTACAACAGCCGCACATGCTGCAGGCTTTTCCGACCAATCCCATCTAAGCAAAACGTTTCGTAAGATGTTCGGTGTCCCACCATCTAGATTTTTAGGACAACCGAACCAATTTAAGGTATGCTTTTGTTTAGACCAACTATGATCAGTTGGTTGCTTCTTTAAGTTTTGTAAAATCCTTCCAAACACCTTTTGTTTTTAATTCGTTTTCGACTGCCTCTTTTAGCTCTTTGCGAAAGCCCAATTCAAAATACACGTCAGCAACAACAAACAATGGTGCAGAGACCAAGGCTTGGAATAGATTATCAAACAGTGCGGGCCTACCTTTTTCAAATACAAAGTGTCCGTAGAATTGAGAGCCCCAACCTACTATCTGTCCAATTCCAAACAAAGTCCATGCCATACTTGGTTCCATGGACCGAGTTAGATACTCCGCAAGTAGAAAAAGCCCGCCAAATAAAAGGGAGGCAGTGAAGGCAAAGAAAACATCTAAGGTAAAATAATACAACAAAACGCCAACAACAAATGGGACCGATGCAGAAATGCTCACATCTCCGAAGGTTCCCAAATTGAAGCGACTTAACACTAAAAATAATGTAAAGGTAATCGTAGGCACACCCAATACATGAATCCAAACATTTCGTTTCTCTTGGTGGTAAGCTGAATAAAAGGCCATTTCTTTTGCAAATCTCATAAACTTGTTCAATCTCCTATCCATTAGTGTAGCCTAAGGCAAGGAATGTGGCTTGTATGATTCTGCTACCTAGGAAAAAAAATTATAAACGTTCTGATTCTAAAATTAGTTTTCGCAAGGTTTGGGATAATTCAAAATCTCTTTGTAAATCTTCGAGGTGAAAAGAAAATCGATAGGTCCAATTGCTTTCATTTTCCGTTCCCGGCACATTGATCCGGTGGGCTTTTGGGTCTTCTTGGATCCCATACCGACTCGGATACAAAAGGTCTTGGAGCATCTGGATAGAGAAAAGACTATTTGTGGATAGAGCAAATTTGAGAAGACCCAGCTGGATTTCTTCGGATGTCTCAGGTAAAGAATTTCCAAAGAAAAACTCATGGGCATACTCCTTTTCTCCCAAGGTTAGCGAATCCCACCAATCCATAGAGAGGCTTGTGTCATGTGTAGAAAGGACACTAATCGCATTTCTCCTGTAGTCTTTTGCTTGGATATACGTTCCATTTTCCAAAGACCTTGTCCACCGTACCACATCAATGCCAAGGGTTTCCCGTTTTTGCAATGAATCGCGGATAAAGCCAGGTACTGCTCCCAAATCCTCTGCACAGGGCACCATTTGGGTGAAACGATCAAGTGCGGACAGAATGTCCTCGCCCGCCTCTCTCCAATGAGCTTCATCTTCCTTTAGGTGGATTTCGCTGAGAGGAAATAATCGTGACTTCACACTTTCATCTAAATTCTGATAGGTGGCCTCTTTCCAGAAGTCCCAATAAAAAATATAACGATCTCCAAAGATCTTTCGGATGAGTCCTCTCTGAACGAACTCTTCAGGATCTAAACCGACGCTTGCAAACTCCTCTTTTGAAGCACCCATTTGAGGAGAAAACCAACCCTTCCGAGCAGAACTCTCCTCGGCGGGAATCGCCCATATTCTATACATTCCAATCACATGGTCGATGCGAAAGAGATGGAAAAAATGTTCCAAATACTCTACTCGGTTCCTCCACCAAAGATAATCGGTCTTTCTCAGATATTCCCAGTTCAGGATGGGAAATCCCCAATTTTGCCCCTCTTCGGAAAAAGCATCTGGAGGTGCACCCGCCTTTAAATCTAGTTGAAAGCATTCTGGAGATTCCCAAACATCCGCTGAATTACGAGATGTTAAGATAGGCATATCTCCTTTTAAAAAGACAGACATCTCCTCTAACTTCGACTTGACGGTGCTTAACTGCTGAAACGCTAGCGATTGGACAAATGCATAAAAGAAAGCGGTTTCTCTTTCCTTTGCGAAGACAAAATCTTTACCTGCTTGAAAATTGCGATGTTCTTCTTTCCATTCAGTCCAATCTTTTCCTTCGTACAAATCGTACAAAACGCGGAACGCAACATAGGAATATGCCCAGGGAAACCGATCTAAAAATTTGCTCGCTTCGTCTTTAGCACTCTCCCGTTTTGTAAAATAATCCCTAAGACATTTGAGTTTGATCTCGCGAATTCTTTGGGGATGGATTTTGTGGCTTCCGATCCTTTCGCGCCTGGAGCTCGTCTCTAATCCAAGATCGTGAAGAGAAATATAAATAGGGTCAATCGCATATGCAGAGATAGAACTGTAAGGAGAGTTTCCATTTCCTGTGTCATTCAAAGGTAGGATTTGTAGTAAAGAGAATCCACAGGATTTAGCCCATTCGGCCATCGGTATAAGAGAGGAAATATCCCCACATTCAAACGAATGTTTGGTAAGGACCGAAGAGAGGGAGATGAACACTCCCGCCCTTCGTTTTAATATGGTATCGATTTGAGACAAGGCCTTTGTTAAGCGACTGTGATCTCTTTTGCTAAATACACATCTTGGATGGCATTTAAAAGTTCAACGCCCTCCTTCATTGGTTTTTGGAATGCCTTTCTTCCCGAAATCAGACCCATACCACCAGCTCTTTTGTTGATGACGGCAGTTGTCAGTGCATCTACCAAATCATTTTCACCAGAAGCTCCACCAGAGTTGATGAGACCAGCTCTTCCCATATAACAATTTGCGACTTGGTATCGAGTGAGGTCAATAGGATGGTCCGAAGTGAGGTCAGAATAAATCCTCTTGTCGGTTTTTCCGTAGCTAGACTCTTGGTTTAAAACATTGTAGCCACCATTATTTTCAGGTAACTTTTGTTTGATGATATCTGCTTGGATGGTTACTCCTAGGTGGTTCGCTTGGCCTGTTAAGTCCGCAGAAACATGGTAGTCTTTATCTTTTTTGAAAGCAGAATTTCGAACGTAGCACCAGAGGATAGTCGCCATACCCAATTGGTGGGCCATGTCAAAAACTTTAGAAATTTCTACGATCTCTCTTCCAGAATCATCTGATCCAAAATAGATCGTTGCACCAATCGCGACACAACCTTGGTCAAATGCTTGTTTCACAGTCGCAAATAAAATTTGCTCACTTTTGTTTGGGTAGGTCAAAAGTTCGTTGTGATTGATTTTAAGGATAAAAGGAATTTTATGTGCATACTTTCTTGCTACAGAACCTAACACACCCAAGGTAGTCGCTACACCGTTGCAACCACCTTCAATGGCTAACTTAATAATATTTTCGCCATCAAAATAGATAGGGTTCTTTGCAAAGGAAGCTCCTGCTGAGTGTTCAATCCCTTGGTCAACTGGTAGGATAGATAGGTAGCCAGTTTTTGCAAGTCTTCCATGATTGAGAAGGGCTTCAATGCTTCTAAGCACAGGTACAGGTCTGTCAGTGGGAGAAAAGATACGGTCCACAAAATCACCACCTGGTAGGTGGAGGTGGTCTTTGGAGATTTTTGGTTTATCAAAACCTAAAAGATATTCTGCATTCTTTCCGAGTTGTTTCGAAATTTGTTCGAAGTTCAATGTATTACTCCTTTCCCGATAGGCTATGATGCGAGGAAGTGATGACAACCTCTTTTTCTGTAGCAAAATCTTGAATTTCCCAATGGGAAGTCAGATTGGATTTGCCTAGATTGACTCTGTCATTCACTAAGTCATTCTAGGAGATAACTTTATTGTGAAAGGCTCTGCAAAATTTCGAATGCTCTTTTCCATCCTCTGGCTTTGCCTCACGGTTTCCCTAGGGAGTTGGTGGATGATATTGGGTTTGCGGCAGGCCAAAACCATTTCCCAATTCGCAACTTCAGATGCGCAGGTGCAAGATGTGACGCGAGTTTCCAGGATGCTAAAAATGGAAGGCACCTTTTTCCTCATTCTCCTGGGAATGGGTGGAGTAACCTTGGCCATACTTTCTTATAGGGATTATAAGCGAGCTCTCCTCATTACTGACTTTTTTAGTACAGTCACACATGAAATGAAAACTCCTATCGCCACTTTACAGTTGCAAGTGGAAGGTCTATTAAATGAGGAGCCAGCTCCCGAAGTTTCCAAAAAGTTACAGAAAATTTTAAAGGAAAATCGACGGATCGAATCAAGAATGGACAAAGCGTTCTATCTCGCAAGTTTGATGCAAGGTGAAGGTCTTTTCATTGAATCTGTATCAATACTCTCCATTTTGGATTCTTTAAAAACTGAATTTCCGCTCAAGATCCAAGAACCTTTTATTGACGAGCTTGTTAAAGCCGATCGAAAAGCTGTTGAGTCTATTTTTTTAAATCTTTTTGAAAATTCCCTTCGCCATGGCAAAGCAAGTCAAATCATCATCCAAATAGAAAAGACAGACCAAGAGGAAATGTTAATAAAAATCCAAGATGATGGAATAGGCTTTTCCGGGAATAAGGCTAGCCTAACAGTTCCCTTCAAACGACATTCTACTACAAGTGGTACTGGTATTGGCTTGTACATTGCAAAGAAACTTATGGACAAAATGTCCGGTTTTTTGAAAATCCATGAGACACATCCTGGGTTTTCGTTAACACTCGGTTTTAAACTCTCATGAATCCTAATATTCTGTTAGTAGAAGATGATGAAGCACTCGGTGAAACTCTAAAAGAGATTTTAGAAAAGGAAAAATACAAAGTCCATTGGGCAAAATCAAGCAGCGAGGCAAAACAGCTTTTCCAAAATACATTGGTAGATATCGCAGTCCTTGACCTTCGGCTTCCCGATGAAAGCGGTTTTAAGGTAGCCGAGTTTCTTCTAAAAGAAAATAGAAAGATACCATTTTTATTTTTGACGGCGCAAGCAGGTGCCCAGGAACGATTGAAGGGTTTTGAATTAGGAGCCCATGAATTCATTCCCAAACCTTTTCATTTAAAAGAATTTTTGATCCGCTTAAAACGAGTCATACAAATGAGTATGCCTGACTTCGGCAAAAACTGGCGTCTGGGCAAAACCGAAATTCTACTGGATTCTTATGCAATCAAAACGGATTCAGGTGAGACAGTTTACCTTTCCAAACGCGACAATTCGCTCTTGGCATTGCTTCTTTCTGATCCTAGCCATGTATTCAGCCGAGACGAGATTTTGGACAAAATTGTGGGCGAAGATTCGTTTCCAACCCAGAGGACCATCGACAATGCCATCGTCCGCTTGCGCGAACTTCTCGGTGAGAGCTCGATCCGCAACGTGAGAGGAGTCGGTTACCAGTGGGTGGCACCTCTGGAGAGATTTTAAACAAGCACTTTACCCTTTTTTTGAATCTGCCGATGTTCCTAATATGGGTGTTTGTTTTCTCAGGTGGGCTATTGTTATATGCCTTTTGTTTCCTTCCTTTCTTTTTTCTTGGGAGACAGATATCGATTATAATTACGAATATGAGAAGAATGGTCCCTACACAAAATTCTCAGATTGGGTCCCTTACCACTTACATAAATGGGAACCTAAGTACCTCGAAGATTTTTACGAGCTCTACAATTTAAAACAACACTACCAAGAAAATGAACTGAGAAAGAACATATATTTTCTAAAAATTGCCCTTACAAAACGATTTCGCCATCCCAAACATGCGCTCTGTGAGACCAAATCCGAGGAAGCATACTATAAATACCGAAATCTCATGTTCATGCAAATTCATTTGGGAATCATGAGATCCTATATGAGGATTGCATCTCAATATGATAAGCGGCATCTGTACTTTTACAATCTCGACTATGCACATGAGCTCAAAAATTCCTTCCAAATCGCAGAAGCATTCTATAAGGAAGCGATCCCATACTGGAAAAAAGCCCAAGATTATGCAGACAAAGCAAATGAAGTTCCAATCGATCTTGATCTAGGTACCATCGAAACAGAACGATATGAAATTGTCCAAGGCAAACTTGATTTTGGATATATTATACAAAACCACCTTAGTAAACTTGAAGGCAAACAAAAGTTAGTCGCAGAGTACCTAAAAAAGTATCCAGAAGCAGACAAACCTGTACTCGATTTAGCTGATCCTTAATTTTACAAGAATTCCAAAAGTAAAACCGCAATATCATCATAGACTTTCACGGTTCTGGCATCCAATGCTTCCTGAATCAAATTTGCTATGAGTTTGTCCCCTCTTGGCTCTTTAGAGATTTTGGTGCGGAGGGATAACAAAAAAGCATCCAGACCCAAGAAACCAATGTCTTCCTTCTCAATTTCATAAATCCCGTCGGAAAAAAGGAGCAAACGATCGCCCGTTTGGAAGGAAATGCATATCTCTTCTCCTGTCCAATCTGGTACCAGGAATAATGGGTAATTGGCAGTTAGGATAGTTTCGATCGATTCCGGAATCTCTCGGTTCCATTTTAGAACAGGAGGGTGCCCCGCAAAACAAAACGTAGCCTCTTTTGTGGCTGTGTTCAAGCGGAAGAGGCAACAACTCAAGTGATTTCTCTGGATGGCTTCCTTAAGATCACTTTGCATTCCAACCAGAATCTCTTTGGGACTGAGGAACTTTTCTGACAAACGGCGAAATGACATTGTGATGATGCCGGAAATCAAGGCGGAAGAAATCCCATGACCCGAGATATCACCAAACAAAATATCTATGGTATTGGGTTCAGGTACATGGTACAAGATCAAATCTCCCCCAATATCTCCTACAGGCAAAAAGAAAGAAGAAAACTGGATGTTTTCATAAGGAGGGAATTGTTTTGTA from the Leptospira ryugenii genome contains:
- a CDS encoding sensor histidine kinase; amino-acid sequence: MLFSILWLCLTVSLGSWWMILGLRQAKTISQFATSDAQVQDVTRVSRMLKMEGTFFLILLGMGGVTLAILSYRDYKRALLITDFFSTVTHEMKTPIATLQLQVEGLLNEEPAPEVSKKLQKILKENRRIESRMDKAFYLASLMQGEGLFIESVSILSILDSLKTEFPLKIQEPFIDELVKADRKAVESIFLNLFENSLRHGKASQIIIQIEKTDQEEMLIKIQDDGIGFSGNKASLTVPFKRHSTTSGTGIGLYIAKKLMDKMSGFLKIHETHPGFSLTLGFKLS
- a CDS encoding response regulator transcription factor — its product is MNPNILLVEDDEALGETLKEILEKEKYKVHWAKSSSEAKQLFQNTLVDIAVLDLRLPDESGFKVAEFLLKENRKIPFLFLTAQAGAQERLKGFELGAHEFIPKPFHLKEFLIRLKRVIQMSMPDFGKNWRLGKTEILLDSYAIKTDSGETVYLSKRDNSLLALLLSDPSHVFSRDEILDKIVGEDSFPTQRTIDNAIVRLRELLGESSIRNVRGVGYQWVAPLERF
- a CDS encoding Mpo1 family 2-hydroxy fatty acid dioxygenase; this translates as MRFAKEMAFYSAYHQEKRNVWIHVLGVPTITFTLFLVLSRFNLGTFGDVSISASVPFVVGVLLYYFTLDVFFAFTASLLFGGLFLLAEYLTRSMEPSMAWTLFGIGQIVGWGSQFYGHFVFEKGRPALFDNLFQALVSAPLFVVADVYFELGFRKELKEAVENELKTKGVWKDFTKLKEATN
- a CDS encoding 4-alpha-glucanotransferase, with translation MSQIDTILKRRAGVFISLSSVLTKHSFECGDISSLIPMAEWAKSCGFSLLQILPLNDTGNGNSPYSSISAYAIDPIYISLHDLGLETSSRRERIGSHKIHPQRIREIKLKCLRDYFTKRESAKDEASKFLDRFPWAYSYVAFRVLYDLYEGKDWTEWKEEHRNFQAGKDFVFAKERETAFFYAFVQSLAFQQLSTVKSKLEEMSVFLKGDMPILTSRNSADVWESPECFQLDLKAGAPPDAFSEEGQNWGFPILNWEYLRKTDYLWWRNRVEYLEHFFHLFRIDHVIGMYRIWAIPAEESSARKGWFSPQMGASKEEFASVGLDPEEFVQRGLIRKIFGDRYIFYWDFWKEATYQNLDESVKSRLFPLSEIHLKEDEAHWREAGEDILSALDRFTQMVPCAEDLGAVPGFIRDSLQKRETLGIDVVRWTRSLENGTYIQAKDYRRNAISVLSTHDTSLSMDWWDSLTLGEKEYAHEFFFGNSLPETSEEIQLGLLKFALSTNSLFSIQMLQDLLYPSRYGIQEDPKAHRINVPGTENESNWTYRFSFHLEDLQRDFELSQTLRKLILESERL
- a CDS encoding class I fructose-bisphosphate aldolase — translated: MNFEQISKQLGKNAEYLLGFDKPKISKDHLHLPGGDFVDRIFSPTDRPVPVLRSIEALLNHGRLAKTGYLSILPVDQGIEHSAGASFAKNPIYFDGENIIKLAIEGGCNGVATTLGVLGSVARKYAHKIPFILKINHNELLTYPNKSEQILFATVKQAFDQGCVAIGATIYFGSDDSGREIVEISKVFDMAHQLGMATILWCYVRNSAFKKDKDYHVSADLTGQANHLGVTIQADIIKQKLPENNGGYNVLNQESSYGKTDKRIYSDLTSDHPIDLTRYQVANCYMGRAGLINSGGASGENDLVDALTTAVINKRAGGMGLISGRKAFQKPMKEGVELLNAIQDVYLAKEITVA